AGAATAGCTAAACTCTCAGCTTTGACCTGCCATGTTGTTATGAACCAAGCCCGATTTTCATTCTCAAGTATAAGACTCATTTTCAAAGGGACTGACATTCTTCACCAACCCAGGTTTTAGAATATCATAGTTATAGTTTCCATCACTAAGAACTTTCCTAGAATCATATTGAGATAGAGATGGATAATGTTACTGAAGCTACTGCCACTCAACCTAAAAATAGCGGTCCCCGTTTCAAAGTTATCTATGAAATTGGAGAGCTAACCTTGTCTGGAGAATCGTCCATGCACGAAACAAGAGGCTCTTTCTGAAATGCAAGTGAGAGCTTCTTTTGAGCAAGACCAATCCAAAATTCAAGCTCTTCACTCTCCTCGCTAAGGGAGAACTTCCTCCCAAAATGTGTCAGGAAGTCCAGCTCAAATCCAGCCTCAGTTGCTAATTGATGCCCTTTGTCCACTGACACAAGGCCGTGAGAAAGTTCCATGAGCTCAAGCAAAATAGCATCAATGGACACTGAAAGCATGCGGCAGCTTGACTGCCGAGGACCTAATTTCGCCACCGCTGAACAGCAACTTATTCCGACAACAATTCCTGCTACACCACTGGAGAATTATCTTTTAGGATCATATTTTAGCTTCATAGTATAGCCCCTTTTcaagggcttttttttttttttaatattatttatagatATCTGCAGAAAAGTTGTGCAACAATAAAAGCATGCTTAGGAGAACATTGTGACACTTCTCTTAGAATGCAGATATAAGAGTGGAGTTACAGTACGTTTTTTAATTGGAGACAGTTTTATACAAAGAAGCTTCAGATTCTCAAGGAGTAGACAGGAAAGGGGACACTTAAGATTTTTTGCACAAACCTTCCTGCATATTCCATAGACCACCTCTTCAATAGAGGAATGAAAAATCCAGCTATCCGTGGCAATTCTACCTCCCTGAACCATCCTACCAGTCCAGTGTGCCTTTCGCTCATTTGACTTTCTATGTACTCCTTCATTAAGTTCAGCCTTGGGCTCAAGCTGATGGATGTAAGAAGTAAAGTCAGATACTGGACTAACGGcgcaatatatattttttaaacgattttttagaataatatCTTCACACTACTGTATTATTCACTAAAAGAAAGATTCTTTGGAGACAAACTGGCTTTAACAACTAGACAAGATCTCATTTGAGAAAAACACATGGTGGACTAGCAAGGGCAATATTAGGCTTCCATCAACTGCAAACATACTGGTTCAGCTTTATTTTAGGACCTGAAACTTTACATTTCTACTCCCCTCTTACTCTATAGAAGGATGGTAAAGCATGATGGCATGAAGCTGAAAGAATCAAGACTCACATCTCCCTGACAACTGAAGGGTTGTTGCTACGCTCATGAGAGAGCAAAAACTCCACCTCGACGGCCGTCTTTAACATAGCATATACCGCCACCTGTATGAGATTTACAAATGATGATCCTTGCAAAGAATGCGCCTCTAGTCCAACCAACCCACCATTTCCAAAAACTTGTTGAGGAAATTGATGGGGGATAGTTTATGTACACTAAAGATCACATCACAATAATCATAGGGAACATTAATAAGCTGTCTGCAGATACCTGATAAGAAATCCTTTTATGCCACTGGTGCACATCCTTCCCGAGCCAAGCCATCAAAATCTCGGCGCTGCTTCCCGCTAATTCGAGTAATTCAATCGCAGCGGAGAAGCTCTTAGCAGATTCGTGGAGCACCCACACGAGACAATTTACACGGTTGAACTCCATTTTCTTACTATGACTCTTGACAATGTGACCCCAGTTCTCAATAATGGTCTCATCAGTGAACAAAGAAGCCATAGGTGATAGTGCCCCCAAGGAATACTCCCGTGGGGAAGGGTTGTATGCCAGGAAGAATTTCGAAGAACTGAAGTTGCATGAGCAACCATAACTCTCGCGATCCTTCCTAATTAATTTCGACGGATTCAATGCAATGGCCTTAATCTTTTGTTTCTTATCAGCACCAAGAGATTTTCTGCAGAAACCCAAAAcagaaaaccaaaacaaaaatcgAGATTTGTACCAGTCACAACATGATTTCCATCATGAACAGTAAAAAAAGGACGAATGTTCAGCATGAGAAAGCCACATCAACCCCGATAACGTCAGCCTTCAAGTCCAAAACTTTCTAGGATGCTAGAGTCCCATAGGCAAATTAAACGGTCACCCAAGTATTATCCACCTCTATAATGTTTTCTTTAAACACATGGAATCGTATTTAACCAGTCACCAACATCATCACAAGGTTCACATcacatttcctttcttttcctttgcttctttcttccttATTGTCCATAATCACATCAAAAGCTATCTACTCATGCACATGCTTCTTATGCCAAATATGCCTCATGCAACAGCATCGGTACAATGGCATCCAACGAAGATAATCAAAATGAGCGAGCTTACGAATTGTCGAGAGGCCTGGGATGTTGCAGAGACAAATGAGAAGCCATTAAAGAACACGAAGTAGACAAAGAAGAGCAAACATTGTAGCGTCTCCCCAATATATACGACAAGGATATGCCTCAGCGAAGCCATCGAGGTACCAAtacaattagaaaattattttcttttttgcttaaaaatcGGGTCTTTCTAGGATTTAAATATCCGCCGGCTGCTTTGTGTTCCAAGACTttggaatataatatattaGTTTATATAACACTATGATCCAAAACCAAGgccatttccatttttttttgtttttgaactaGATGACAAGGAAGGACTTATCCGCGGATGGGGAAGCTGTTCAGTGCCCGTGTTGAATTGATGTTTATGTATGCCACCTGGGTTCCAAATGCCTCGTCATGAGATGAGATACTGCAGCATAGGGAACTCCATGTAGGGTCATCCATCACACTTGTCAAACCCTGTCCATGTGTTTGATACTCCCAAAGTCGACAAGGAAAAACCAAAAgttcccaccaaaaaaaaaaaaaaaaaaaaaaaaggaaggaccAAGAGAGTGAATTCTCGAGGAAAAAGCTATTTGGGTCTTGTTGGTCCCTCCTAGGACTTCAAAATAAACGACAACTGGAAAgcaaaggcaaaaagaaagagactCGACCGGTTTCGTCTGTCATCAAGTTCTCAGCTTTACAAGATGTTCTGGCAAAGGAGTCTTGGTGTTAGAGAAGATTTGGGAACTCGTTCATTGATGAATTGTTTATCACGCAtagattttctctcttttcagaACCAGCACTTGTCTTCACATGCTATAGGAAAACTTCTCGAGTATATTGCCCGGATCTTCGTTATTGTTCCAAATACTTGACGCCTCAATTGCATACCCACCCACTTCTTGACTGTGGGAAAGTCTCGCGTATGAGAAAATTCAGCTACAAGATAGGTGACCGAGTGTGAAAACACTTATATTCAGTGTGGGGTTCCCAAACTAAAAGCTGATTCACAGAAGAAAGTCATCCGTTTGACTGGAAATCATAGCAATCAGAACATGCTACGACTTGGTTTGCAGTCAGGATTGAGGGTGGGAGACACTGGCTCACAGCACCTACCATTCCCAAAGAGAATTGCTCAGAATCAGCTCAGCATTCGATCATCCAATAAAAACTGTAAAAAATATGAGTTAACAAGCACCCCCGCGTAAAAATTTCCCGCTGTCGTCTCATCGACTTCTAATTGTAGATCAGTTGTTCAGAGAGAAACTGAATAAAGTACAGCTTCAAAATTATCCTGTCAAATAAGTCACAACACAtttcgttttttccttttccattcaCCTGAACTCACTGATGCAGTCGACCGAATAAAGAGAAACAGCATTGTTCGCTGCTTCAGTTTCCCAAGGACTTTGGCCGGTGTCGCCAACATGAGCAAATGTTCCTTTCGGTAGCTGTATATTCTATCCATAAGCTGGCAACTGAAAAATCACCCATTGATCCTCTTAGATTCATTCTCTAGCAGAGCTTCGGCTTCAGTTTCCTTTCCGAATCCTAGTTCGGACATGTCTTGCCTTGCCATCAAGTTCCTAAAGAATGCAAATGGTACACTCGTGAGCTCAACATATGGCTACACATTACATGAAAACCACATCTATAGACATCCACCCCATCTCCGCACCATCAGGAACATACTTATACCACACATTACAATCCTTTGTACAATCTAATTGGTCGTGTGCTGCTCAGTCTTGAGTCCTCAAGGGAATTCAGTCTTGGGAGAATCTTGCTTAGTGGTCGGGACAAGTTGACTTACTCGTGAGGCATTTCGAGTAGCTTGTAATTCTTAAACTCATGAATGATATTATTCAAGTGACATAGCAATACCCCTTCAAGAACCTTTTATTCAATCACATAGCTGGATAAACATTTAGTTTAATTCAGATAAAGCAACTCATGATGACCATATAAATCTGTTTTCGTGTCTCCTCTTTCATATGCATACGTTGAAGTGGTTCAAAGAACTACAAAAACAGACAGAAGCCCCTCATTCACGTTAGATTTCAAGGAAACTGAGAAAAAGCAGATTATAACACAGTGAAAAGCAACGTTCCACAAGATTTCTCGTAGTTATGCAACTCTACCACATTCATCCATCCCATCAAATTTGTTTGACGGGCGTGCTACATGCTTAAACTATGATATCTTAAACGAACAATTTGGATACTTTGCAAACAACAGCAGATACACAACAGCACGAAAGTGATCCATTCGAAAGCTACAGCTGCAAGGTGTACTCACTTTGCCATTCGACACTCCAAATACTTTTTGGAGAACTGTCTACATTTTTCCGATTGATGACTCGAAGATTTGAGGCAATTGAGATAATCCTTCTTCTCCTGAAGCAGAACGAGCCacaaacatgattaaaaaaaaacccaaaaagaaagttGAAAACACACCCGACTGTTGATCAAACATTCCCAAGTGGTATAGGATTCTGGGATCTCTTTCTTGTGAAAACCACGGAAGAAGTACCAGGTCACATTCGTGCATGTGATCCAAGGGGAAGACGCCTTTCTCCGGAGGTACCGGCCGCAATCCCCTGTTCCCTCCAAATGCACCGCCTGCAAGGATTGCAAGCCACAGATGAATGCACTCGTCATGCCAGCTTGCAAGTACTATCCTACTCCTACTCGCCGCCGCTCCCTCATCGCCATTTTAGAGTGATTCGAGGAGACTAACTGCCCACCCACCCCAAGTCAGCTTtgtaattcttcttcttcgaaacAAGGAGCAGGCACTGGCACTTCTAAACTAATTCCCAAGTcagcttctctttttcttcctcaggGAAAAAGACGCCGCTTTTCTCACGGCCCAGGTGAAATGGTTCATGCAACACGCTTACAAAGGTAAAAACATGGGCTCAATTCGCCAACGAATGATGATTCATTTCATCCCATGGAAACAGATTAAACCACTGAAAAAGCAACGGAGGAAACTACAGATATCGAAGGGGGGAAGGAAGAAAGATCGGAATCACGTCCCTTTCAAAAGCTCGATCGCAGAATCCCGCCGGAAAAATGCTCGTGAGAATCGAGGATGACGTTTACCTGCGCTCATTGCGAGTGTATCCGCACCTTGGGTGTCCGCCGGAACTTGGCAGATCGGTTCCCCACGTCGGCGCGACGACGGAATTGGCAGGCAGAGGGAAAGTGCAGATCGAGAACTCTCTCCCCCGCCGGCTCGACCGGGCCAATGGAATGGCCCGACCCAAAATTACACCCCACTCTTCGGCCCGGTTCGAGGCCCGTAATGGATGCAAATCGTACAAGACAGTCGAGTGGTCCTAGATTTCATCAGGCACCGTTCCTGTCGAACAAATTAGCCTATGTTATTTCACGTGaccaattttttcaagttttatgaatgAGTCGACCCAACTCACTCTGCATTAATATGGATTAAATAGATCAATATGGGTTGGAccattttcgacccgacccaAACTCGACCCAAACTCGACGCATTGATCGTAAAATTAAGATTGCCGTATAAAAATTGTGTCTATCAAGTAAAAGGGAATGAAATCTCATAATCAAAGTATAGAGAGATTGGGACACGGTAAAAAGAGATGATGAGAGATAAGGCTGCTTTATGCTCTACATACGTAACTCTAATCAGGGGAAAAAAGCGATAAGTGTTCCGTAAgccctacaacttgtcacgaaacaAGATTTCGGTCTTAAAACTTCgcaaaaagtgcatttcagtcctacaacttgtcaaaatgtttcaaacgagtcctaaaatcgacgccgtcTAATTTCTTAACGGAAAAAAAGTTTCGACGTGGCCCcgcgtggctttttttttaatcgtttcTCTCCTCCGTTGcgaatagtttaaaaaaaaaaaaagccacgcaTGCGtaacgacgtcgtctcctcctttcttcttcaccatGACGCcgtctctcctctctttcttcaccacgacgccgtctcctcctttctccttccccacgacgccgtctcctcctttctccttccccacgacgccgtctcctcctccccctcccgtctctacttcttctttctcttccgagtgtcccctaagccccaaatcaaaTTCGTccaaaccctaagccccaaatcgatctcgtccgaaccctaaaccccaaatcgACTCGTCCGAACCCTAAGGCCCAAATCGATCTCGTccgaaccctaaaccccaaatcgaattcgttcgaaccctaagccccaaatcgatcTCTCATCAGAACCCTAAACCTCAAATCGATTTCGTCctaaccctaagccccaaatcaaatttgacaatGCATAGTTATCTTGCGATTTGGGTCCTCATCGACCTTGAGTTCGACGCTCGTCGTGAGTTCgtgttctttccttcctttgacGATTGCGCGTTCGTGTGAAGATCTCGCTACGGGAGTCTCGACATCTCGCGGCGAGCGATTGGCGTCGGGGACGACGACGTGGTCAACGACGGCGATGGCGACTCCTCCTCACGCAGTATCGCTCTCTCGCATTATAGCATTTTGTTGTTTTCCATTCTCCAATACTAGTGACAAATTAGAACATTGATGCGAAGTAAGTTATGGTTGTTTATTCATTCAGTGCATTTTAAAGAGATGTTTTTGGAGATTGAAAACATCTCCTAAATCTCTCAAGTAAACACATTGCATT
The window above is part of the Eucalyptus grandis isolate ANBG69807.140 chromosome 6, ASM1654582v1, whole genome shotgun sequence genome. Proteins encoded here:
- the LOC104449905 gene encoding cytochrome c oxidase assembly protein COX19, whose translation is MSAGGAFGGNRGLRPVPPEKGVFPLDHMHECDLEKKDYLNCLKSSSHQSEKCRQFSKKYLECRMAKNLMARQDMSELGFGKETEAEALLENESKRING